Proteins from a genomic interval of Zingiber officinale cultivar Zhangliang chromosome 1B, Zo_v1.1, whole genome shotgun sequence:
- the LOC122010337 gene encoding stress-response A/B barrel domain-containing protein At5g22580-like, whose translation MAGIKHLVMAKFKEGAAVEQLLMDMKKLALELDIVKSFEWGEDVMKNDKYSHGFTHTFILTFDSAEDVAAYIKHPRHVEYGKKFRAGTEKILAVDFPTVIDKIRTA comes from the exons ATGGCAGGCATCAAGCACCTGGTCATGGCCAAGTTCAAGGAAGGAGCAGCAGTGGAGCAGCTGCTTATGGACATGAAGAAACTCGCATTAGAGTTGGATATCGTCAAATCCTTCGAATG GGGAGAGGACGTGATGAAGAACGACAAGTATAGCCATGGATTCACGCATACGTTCATCTTGACGTTTGACAGCGCTGAGGACGTGGCGGCGTACATAAAGCACCCTCGACACGTTGAGTACGGCAAGAAGTTTCGTGCAGGGACTGAGAAGATCTTGGCGGTGGATTTTCCGACTGTTATTGATAAGATTAGGACTGCTTGA
- the LOC122009548 gene encoding stress-response A/B barrel domain-containing protein At5g22580-like, with product MAGIKHLVMAKFKEGAAVEQLVLDMKKLALELDIVKSFEWGEDVMKNDKYSHGFTHTFILTFDSAEDVAAYIKHPRHVEYGKKFRAGTEKILAVDFPTVIDKIRTA from the exons ATGGCAGGCATCAAGCACCTGGTCATGGCCAAGTTCAAGGAAGGAGCAGCAGTGGAGCAGCTGGTTTTGGACATGAAGAAACTCGCATTAGAGTTGGATATCGTCAAATCCTTCGAATG GGGAGAGGACGTGATGAAGAACGACAAGTATAGCCATGGATTCACGCATACGTTCATCTTGACGTTTGACAGCGCTGAGGACGTGGCGGCGTACATAAAGCACCCTCGACACGTTGAGTACGGCAAGAAGTTTCGTGCAGGGACTGAGAAGATCTTGGCGGTGGATTTTCCGACTGTTATTGATAAGATTAGGACTGCTTGA